From the genome of Mucispirillum schaedleri ASF457:
TATTCAAATTCCTATGGAGAATGTTTTAGAATAACTACATTTGGAGAAAGTCACGGTGCAGCAGTAGGTGTAATAATAGACGGCTGCCCGTCAGGTTTAGAATTAAACAATGATGATATACAAAAAGAGCTTGATAGGAGAAAGCCGGGGCAGAGCAAAGTTTCTACTCTCCGTAAAGAAGATGATATGGTGGAAATTCTTTCAGGAGTATTTGAAGGCAAAACAACAGGGACACCAATAGCTTTAATAGTTAAGAATATGAGCCAGAGAAGTCAGGATTATAATGAGATAAAAGACTTATTTCGTCCGGGTCATGCAGATTTTACATACTTTAAAAAATTTGGCATTAGAGATTACAGGGGTGGCGGCAGGGCATCTGCCAGAGAAACAATAGGCAGAGTTGCTGCTGGTGCTGTTGCAAAAAAAATACTGGCATTAAAAGGCATAGATATTTTTGGTTTTATTGTGCAGATTGAGAATGTAAAAGCAGAAAATTTTGATAAAGAATTTATAGAGCAAAACCCTGTGCGGACAGCAGACAGGCAGGCTTATCCATTAATGGAAGAAGCTATTTTAAAGGCTAAAAAAGAGCTTGATTCTGTAGGCGGAGTAGTGGAGCTTTGTATAAAAAATATACCTGCTGGCATAGGGGAGCCAGTTTTTGACAGGCTTAATGCAAGACTTGCTTATGCGATTATGAGTATTCCTGCTGTGAAAGGTGTAGAGTTTGGGGCAGGGTTTAAAGCTGCATCTATGCGTGGAAATGAAAATAATGATGAAATCACACCAGATTATTTCCTTTCAAATAATTCAGGCGGCACTCTTGGCGGCATATCTTCTGGGCAGGATATAGTATTAAGGTTTGCAGTAAAGCCTACATCATCTATTTTAATACCAAAAAAGACAATAGATATAAATGGACAACCAAAAGAGATTGTTACAAAAGGCAGGCATGACCCGTGTGTTGCTCCCCGTGGAGTAGTTGTTGCAGAAGCTATGGCTGCATTAACTATTGTTGATATGATGATGATACATACTGGCAGGAATATTATATGAGAAAATGCTTATCTTTTGCAGTGATATTAGTGATAGTATTCAGCTGGGGATGTTCAGCAACTTATAAGAAATACTCCCAGAGAATATCTGTTTCTGCAACACCAAAAGAAATTTTTGATATAGATATAGAGCTGCGGTTTGTTTCTGCCACATCGCTTGAAAAAAAAGAAATGAAAAAAAAGCTGGCAGAGCAGGGACTGCATGTATTTACAGGATACACAAGGGGTATGATGCAAGGCACTGTTATACCAGACAGACAGTTTATTGCATCTATCCGCAGTTTTGTAATAAGGTATAAGCCTTATGTAAATAGTAATGAAAAACAGATATTTGATGAGATATTAAAAGCTCTTGATGAACTTGATTTATATCTGAATAAAAGCTCTAATTAATCTTTTCCATAAATAAGTTTAAGGATTTTAACTGATTCAAGCCCTGTGATTTCTACTACAAGTTTAGAAAATTCATCTACAGATAGTTTACTGCCGTATATAAACCAGTGAATAAGCAGGCTCACAACTCCAGAAACATAGTATTCAATATAATATTCTATATTTTCCTTATGGCAGTTTGCTTTTTTTGCTTCATTTATAAGATTATCCTTGAGCATTTTTTTCATACGCATCATAAACCTAGGATTATCATTTTTTGTAAAAAGAACTCGCAGA
Proteins encoded in this window:
- the aroC gene encoding chorismate synthase; protein product: MYSNSYGECFRITTFGESHGAAVGVIIDGCPSGLELNNDDIQKELDRRKPGQSKVSTLRKEDDMVEILSGVFEGKTTGTPIALIVKNMSQRSQDYNEIKDLFRPGHADFTYFKKFGIRDYRGGGRASARETIGRVAAGAVAKKILALKGIDIFGFIVQIENVKAENFDKEFIEQNPVRTADRQAYPLMEEAILKAKKELDSVGGVVELCIKNIPAGIGEPVFDRLNARLAYAIMSIPAVKGVEFGAGFKAASMRGNENNDEITPDYFLSNNSGGTLGGISSGQDIVLRFAVKPTSSILIPKKTIDINGQPKEIVTKGRHDPCVAPRGVVVAEAMAALTIVDMMMIHTGRNII